The Parabacteroides sp. AD58 genome includes a window with the following:
- a CDS encoding ABC-F family ATP-binding cassette domain-containing protein encodes MITVNNLDVQFGKRILFQDVNLKFTPGNCYGIIGANGAGKSTFLKVISGQLDPTRGSISMGPGERLSVLAQDHFAFDEFTVMDTVLMGHTTLWEVMSEKNALYAKPDFSDEDGIRVSELEEKFAEMEGWNAESDAAALLSGLGIGEDLHYMLMKDLSGKQKVRVLLARALFGQPDNLLLDEPTNDLDLETVSWLENYLSNFEHTVLVVSHDRHFLDSVCTHTVDIDYGKLQLFAGNYSFWYESSQLALRQQQQQNKKAEEKKKELEEFIRRFSANVAKSKQTTSRKKMLEKLNIEEIKPSSRRYPGILFTPNREPGNQILEVKGLTKSIEGKYLFKDLNFNVEKDDKIVFISHDPRAMTALFQIINGEEKPDAGTYQWGQTITTSYLPLDNTNYFNSDYNLIDWLSQFSPDTNEVFLKGFLGRMLFSGEELLKKVSVLSGGEKMRCMISRMMLTDANCLILDTPTNHLDLESIQAFNNTLKTFKGNVLFASHDHEFIQTVANRIIELTPNGIIDKMMEYDDYISDPAIAELREKLYNK; translated from the coding sequence ATGATTACAGTAAACAATCTGGATGTACAGTTCGGCAAAAGAATCTTGTTTCAAGATGTGAATCTGAAATTTACGCCGGGCAACTGTTATGGTATTATCGGTGCTAACGGAGCCGGTAAATCTACGTTCTTGAAAGTGATAAGCGGACAATTGGACCCGACAAGAGGATCAATTTCCATGGGACCGGGCGAACGTCTGTCTGTCCTGGCACAGGATCACTTCGCTTTTGATGAATTTACCGTCATGGATACCGTATTGATGGGACACACCACCTTATGGGAAGTCATGAGCGAAAAGAATGCCTTGTATGCCAAACCTGATTTCAGCGACGAAGACGGTATCCGTGTTTCAGAACTGGAAGAGAAATTTGCAGAAATGGAAGGTTGGAATGCCGAAAGCGATGCAGCAGCTCTGCTGAGTGGTTTGGGCATTGGTGAAGACCTGCATTATATGTTAATGAAAGACTTGAGTGGTAAGCAGAAAGTCCGTGTCTTGTTGGCACGTGCTTTATTCGGTCAGCCGGATAATCTGCTCCTCGACGAGCCTACCAACGATTTGGACTTGGAAACGGTTTCATGGTTGGAAAACTACCTTTCAAACTTCGAACATACCGTATTGGTAGTTAGTCACGACCGTCACTTCCTCGACTCCGTTTGTACGCATACAGTCGACATCGACTACGGAAAACTGCAATTGTTTGCCGGTAACTATAGCTTCTGGTACGAATCAAGTCAGTTAGCATTGCGTCAGCAACAGCAACAGAACAAGAAGGCGGAAGAAAAGAAGAAGGAACTGGAAGAGTTTATCCGTCGCTTTAGTGCCAATGTGGCTAAATCAAAGCAGACGACAAGCCGCAAGAAGATGTTGGAAAAACTGAACATCGAAGAAATCAAACCATCTTCACGCCGCTATCCGGGTATTTTGTTTACACCGAACCGCGAACCGGGAAATCAGATTTTGGAAGTGAAGGGATTAACCAAGAGCATCGAAGGCAAGTATCTGTTCAAGGATTTGAACTTTAATGTCGAGAAAGATGATAAGATTGTCTTCATCAGCCATGACCCGCGTGCCATGACAGCCTTGTTCCAAATCATCAACGGAGAAGAGAAACCGGATGCCGGAACTTATCAGTGGGGACAGACCATCACGACTTCTTATCTGCCGTTGGATAATACCAACTACTTCAATTCAGATTATAACCTGATCGACTGGTTGTCTCAATTCTCGCCCGATACCAACGAAGTATTCCTGAAAGGTTTCTTGGGAAGAATGTTATTCTCGGGTGAAGAACTGTTGAAGAAAGTAAGTGTCTTGTCCGGAGGTGAAAAGATGCGTTGTATGATTTCGCGGATGATGTTGACGGATGCCAACTGCCTCATCCTCGATACACCGACCAACCACTTGGACTTGGAATCAATCCAAGCTTTCAACAACACCTTGAAGACATTTAAAGGAAATGTTTTGTTCGCCAGCCATGACCACGAATTCATTCAGACCGTGGCAAACAGAATCATTGAACTGACACCAAACGGAATCATCGACAAGATGATGGAATACGATGATTATATCTCTGATCCGGCCATCGCTGAATTACGGGAAAAGCTGTATAACAAATAA
- a CDS encoding LTA synthase family protein: protein MKKRILFLILLFLAWLPVFIIQKPWFLFYNRSMTEALSAADYFQVIWHGLKLDLTVAGYLTVLPLLLVLVSVWYNGSWLRKVLKGYFITVALIIAAIFVADVALYAFWGFRMDATVFFYLKSPGDALASVPAGLFLVQTISFLVYVYLIYKYLTKLILPLADFTPARNRWLASLSVLVLGGLMFIPIRGGVTTSTANVGMVYYSNNTFLNHSAINPCFSLLASVSKQQDFAEQFNFFPEEKREKIFNDRYGQQKEIAPDTCRLLTTNRPDILIVILESFSANTIAVTGGEADVTPHINELSQEGILFDNLYANSFRTDRGLVSVLNGYLAQPTTSIMKYPAKSQTLPSIAHSLNTQGYTCDMLYGGDINFTNMQSYFYNSGYTAITSDKDFPISERLNKWGANDNVTFNYLYEAIKQRNADTNPWMTTFLTLSSHEPFEVPYHRFQHPYLNSVAFTDSCLGAFVSKVKELPVWKNLLLILIADHGFRYPDKIKDFEPLRYHIPMLWLGGAIKEPRVISTLCNQTDLAATLLNQLDIPHEEFRFSKNILTHEPFAFYTFGNGFAYIDSTGYSVYDNESNRVIQESDARQREQRLEKGKAILQTLYDDLGRR from the coding sequence ATGAAGAAAAGAATTCTTTTTCTTATTCTCCTCTTTCTTGCCTGGCTACCGGTCTTCATCATACAGAAACCTTGGTTTCTCTTCTATAACAGAAGCATGACAGAGGCGCTGAGTGCAGCCGATTATTTCCAAGTCATCTGGCATGGATTGAAACTTGACTTGACAGTAGCCGGTTATCTGACGGTTCTCCCGTTATTGCTGGTACTCGTCTCGGTATGGTATAACGGAAGCTGGCTCCGCAAAGTACTGAAAGGCTATTTTATAACGGTGGCCCTTATCATTGCCGCCATCTTTGTAGCAGACGTAGCCTTATATGCCTTCTGGGGCTTCCGTATGGATGCGACAGTGTTCTTCTACCTGAAATCACCGGGAGATGCTTTGGCCAGCGTTCCTGCCGGACTGTTTCTCGTCCAGACCATATCCTTTCTGGTTTATGTTTATCTGATTTACAAATATCTGACAAAGCTGATCTTGCCTTTGGCCGACTTTACTCCAGCCAGAAACCGCTGGTTGGCTTCGCTGTCTGTTCTCGTCTTAGGTGGCCTGATGTTTATCCCAATCCGAGGCGGTGTCACCACTTCGACAGCCAATGTTGGCATGGTATATTACAGCAACAATACATTTCTGAACCATTCGGCCATCAATCCGTGCTTCAGTCTGCTTGCATCAGTTTCCAAGCAACAGGATTTTGCAGAACAGTTTAATTTCTTCCCTGAAGAAAAACGGGAAAAGATATTCAACGACCGATACGGTCAGCAAAAGGAAATTGCTCCGGATACCTGCCGCCTGTTAACAACAAACCGGCCCGATATCCTGATTGTCATCCTGGAAAGCTTCTCAGCCAATACCATTGCCGTTACCGGTGGAGAAGCCGATGTGACACCTCATATAAACGAATTGAGCCAGGAAGGAATCTTATTCGATAACTTATATGCCAATTCATTCCGGACCGACCGCGGATTGGTATCCGTCCTCAACGGATATCTGGCGCAACCGACTACTTCGATCATGAAATATCCGGCCAAAAGTCAGACACTCCCATCGATTGCCCACAGTCTGAATACCCAAGGTTATACATGCGACATGCTGTATGGTGGTGATATCAACTTTACCAACATGCAGAGTTACTTCTATAATTCAGGCTATACAGCCATCACTTCAGATAAAGACTTCCCTATTTCGGAACGGCTGAATAAATGGGGCGCGAATGATAATGTTACATTCAATTATCTATATGAAGCCATCAAACAGCGAAATGCGGATACAAACCCGTGGATGACAACCTTCCTGACGCTAAGCAGTCACGAACCATTCGAAGTTCCTTACCATCGGTTCCAGCATCCGTATCTCAACTCGGTCGCATTTACCGACAGCTGTTTAGGAGCCTTTGTCAGCAAAGTCAAGGAACTGCCGGTATGGAAGAATCTGCTTCTTATTCTGATTGCCGACCACGGCTTCCGTTATCCCGACAAGATTAAGGACTTCGAGCCGCTCCGATACCACATACCGATGCTTTGGTTAGGAGGCGCTATCAAAGAGCCGCGCGTGATTTCAACCTTATGCAATCAGACCGACCTGGCTGCCACGTTATTGAATCAGCTGGATATTCCACACGAAGAATTCCGTTTCAGCAAGAATATCCTCACGCACGAGCCGTTTGCCTTCTATACCTTCGGAAACGGTTTCGCTTACATCGACAGCACCGGCTATTCGGTATACGACAATGAAAGCAACCGTGTCATTCAGGAATCGGATGCCCGGCAACGCGAACAACGGCTGGAAAAAGGAAAAGCCATCCTGCAAACGCTGTATGATGATTTGGGGAGAAGATAA